The Microbacter sp. GSS18 genome has a segment encoding these proteins:
- the hemE gene encoding uroporphyrinogen decarboxylase has protein sequence MSSVVTSLPAAHPLIDGRTASAPLVRAARADRPGTLPVWFMRQAGRSLPEYRASRAGVEMLDACLDPELAAEITLQPVRRHGVDAAVFFSDIVVPVLLAGVDVTIVPGRGPVIAEPVRSASDILRLRPLEPEALAPIAAAAAIVVDELGGTPLIGFGGAPYTLASYLVEGGPSKDQLRTRALMRTDPHAWSALLNWAADVTGEFLRAQVLAGASVVQLFDSWAGSLSRDDYVRRVSPHSKRAFQALRGLEVPRIHFGLGMGEMLDVLPGLGADVVGVDWRLPLDEANRRLGGSVPLQGNIDAAFLGAPFALVERHVRDVVQRGAEAPAHIVNLGHGVPPETDPDVLTRIVELVHEL, from the coding sequence GTGTCATCCGTCGTCACATCCCTCCCCGCCGCCCACCCGCTGATCGACGGCCGCACCGCGAGCGCGCCTCTGGTGCGCGCCGCCCGTGCGGACCGCCCGGGCACCCTCCCGGTGTGGTTCATGCGGCAGGCCGGCCGCTCTCTGCCCGAGTACCGGGCCAGCCGCGCCGGCGTCGAGATGCTCGATGCGTGCCTCGACCCCGAGCTCGCGGCCGAGATCACGCTGCAGCCGGTGCGCCGGCACGGCGTCGACGCCGCGGTGTTCTTCAGCGACATCGTCGTCCCCGTGCTCCTCGCCGGCGTCGACGTCACGATCGTCCCGGGCCGCGGCCCGGTGATCGCCGAGCCGGTGCGCTCGGCATCCGACATCCTGCGCCTGCGTCCGCTCGAGCCCGAGGCCCTCGCCCCGATCGCGGCGGCGGCGGCGATCGTGGTCGACGAGCTCGGCGGCACACCGCTGATCGGATTCGGCGGCGCGCCCTACACGCTCGCCAGCTACCTCGTCGAGGGCGGACCGTCCAAGGACCAGCTGCGCACGCGCGCGCTCATGCGCACCGACCCGCACGCGTGGTCGGCGCTGCTGAACTGGGCCGCCGACGTCACCGGCGAGTTCCTGCGCGCGCAGGTGCTCGCCGGCGCCAGTGTCGTGCAGCTGTTCGACTCGTGGGCGGGATCCCTCTCGCGCGACGACTACGTGCGCCGCGTGTCGCCGCACTCCAAGCGCGCCTTCCAGGCTCTTCGCGGCCTCGAGGTGCCCCGGATCCACTTCGGCCTCGGCATGGGCGAGATGCTCGACGTGCTCCCCGGGCTCGGCGCCGACGTCGTGGGCGTCGACTGGCGGCTCCCGCTGGACGAGGCCAACCGTCGTCTGGGCGGCTCGGTGCCGCTGCAGGGCAACATCGACGCCGCGTTCCTCGGCGCGCCCTTCGCGCTCGTGGAGCGCCACGTGCGCGACGTCGTGCAGCGCGGTGCCGAGGCGCCCGCCCATATCGTCAACCTGGGCCACGGCGTGCCGCCCGAGACCGACCCCGACGTCCTGACCCGCATCGTGGAGCTCGTGCATGAGCTCTGA
- a CDS encoding FAD-dependent oxidoreductase encodes MSSDVLVAGGGVGALVVARRLAVGGRRVRVFEAADRVGGQVVPIRVGGVELDAAAESFATRGGIVAGLLDELGLAGDVVTPNPSAAWLHRADGTAVPLPAAGLLGIPADPRAADVVRVIGRRAALRAQLDAMLPASVGADAETLGDLVRARMGSGVVDGLVGPVVRGVHSREPDAIPVETAHPALRERVREHGSLAAAIADLRAAAPAGSQVAGIRGGMHRLPTALAADAAARGVEIVTGARVDAVEPDALVVDGRRMPGEVVRAMPDPAADPGHRALTLVTLVLDAPALDRAPRGTGLLIAPDAPGVRARALTHLTAKWSWVAEAFDGRHAVRLSYDGVPDDAPAIATHDVGILLGAPIVEVEDATAITWRRGERAPEGPTPVVGETASGTGLAAVVAHAEAVAARLLETTHIRPAAAGQGG; translated from the coding sequence ATGAGCTCTGACGTCCTCGTCGCCGGCGGCGGCGTCGGCGCTCTCGTGGTCGCGCGGCGGCTGGCCGTGGGCGGACGCCGCGTGCGCGTCTTCGAGGCGGCCGACCGCGTCGGCGGTCAGGTCGTGCCGATCCGCGTCGGCGGGGTCGAGCTGGACGCGGCGGCGGAGTCGTTCGCGACGCGCGGCGGCATCGTGGCGGGTCTGCTCGACGAGCTCGGGCTGGCCGGCGACGTCGTGACGCCGAACCCGTCTGCGGCGTGGCTGCACCGCGCCGACGGCACCGCCGTGCCGCTGCCGGCGGCGGGTCTGCTCGGCATCCCGGCCGATCCGCGCGCCGCCGACGTCGTGCGCGTCATCGGCCGCCGTGCGGCGCTGCGCGCCCAGCTGGACGCCATGCTGCCCGCGTCGGTCGGAGCGGATGCCGAGACCCTCGGCGACCTCGTGCGCGCCCGCATGGGCTCCGGCGTCGTCGACGGGCTCGTGGGCCCGGTCGTGCGCGGCGTGCACTCGCGTGAGCCCGACGCCATCCCGGTCGAGACCGCGCACCCGGCGCTGCGCGAGCGCGTGCGCGAGCACGGCTCCCTGGCGGCGGCTATCGCGGATCTGCGCGCGGCGGCGCCGGCGGGCAGCCAGGTCGCGGGCATCCGCGGCGGCATGCACCGCCTGCCGACGGCGCTGGCCGCGGACGCGGCAGCGCGCGGCGTCGAGATCGTCACCGGAGCGCGGGTCGACGCCGTCGAGCCCGATGCGCTCGTCGTCGACGGCCGCCGCATGCCGGGCGAGGTCGTGCGGGCGATGCCGGATCCGGCGGCGGACCCGGGGCACCGGGCGCTGACGCTCGTGACCCTGGTGCTCGACGCGCCGGCGCTCGACCGCGCACCGCGCGGGACGGGCCTGCTGATCGCCCCCGACGCACCCGGCGTGCGGGCCCGGGCGCTGACGCATCTCACCGCGAAGTGGTCGTGGGTCGCCGAGGCCTTCGACGGCCGCCACGCGGTGCGGCTGTCGTACGACGGCGTGCCCGACGATGCGCCGGCGATCGCGACGCATGACGTCGGCATCCTGCTCGGAGCCCCGATCGTCGAGGTCGAGGACGCCACCGCGATCACGTGGCGGCGCGGCGAGCGCGCGCCCGAGGGACCGACCCCGGTCGTCGGGGAGACCGCCTCCGGCACGGGCCTGGCCGCCGTCGTCGCGCACGCCGAGGCGGTCGCGGCGCGCCTTCTCGAGACGACACACATTCGCCCGGCCGCGGCCGGGCAGGGAGGATAG
- a CDS encoding chlorite dismutase family protein codes for MTPETDAPAETLHYTLFAVFRRDPHPVSADADAPLLADVVDGVDSVRGVYDVSGLRADADVMLWLTGHTADGLQADLRALRRSRELGVLLPTWNAMGVHRTAEFARDHVPAYARGLAPKQWLTVYPFVRSYEWYLLPDAERGAMLREHGLLGRDFPQVQANTVASFALGDYEWLLPMESDDVVDLVDMMRHLRATDARRHVREEIPFFTGRLIAAADVAEVLA; via the coding sequence GTGACCCCCGAGACCGACGCTCCCGCCGAGACGCTGCACTACACGCTGTTCGCGGTGTTCCGCCGCGACCCGCACCCCGTCTCCGCCGACGCGGACGCCCCCCTGCTCGCCGACGTCGTCGACGGTGTCGACAGCGTGCGCGGTGTCTACGACGTGTCGGGGCTGCGCGCCGACGCCGACGTCATGCTGTGGCTCACCGGCCACACCGCCGACGGTCTCCAGGCCGACCTGCGCGCCCTGCGCCGCTCCCGCGAGCTCGGCGTGCTGCTGCCGACGTGGAACGCGATGGGCGTGCACCGCACCGCCGAGTTCGCGCGCGACCACGTTCCCGCCTACGCGCGCGGGCTCGCGCCCAAGCAGTGGCTGACGGTGTATCCCTTCGTGCGCAGCTACGAGTGGTACCTGCTGCCCGACGCCGAGCGCGGCGCGATGCTGCGCGAGCACGGCCTGCTCGGCCGCGACTTCCCGCAGGTGCAGGCCAACACCGTGGCCAGCTTCGCGCTCGGCGACTACGAGTGGCTGCTGCCGATGGAGTCCGACGACGTCGTCGACCTCGTCGACATGATGCGGCACCTGCGCGCCACGGACGCCCGCCGCCACGTGCGCGAGGAGATCCCGTTCTTCACCGGCCGCCTCATCGCCGCGGCCGACGTCGCCGAGGTGCTCGCGTGA
- the hemC gene encoding hydroxymethylbilane synthase has translation MSGRLRIGTRGSALALAQAGTIADALGGELIVIQSEGDVSTQSLASLGGAGVFAAALREALLAGEVDAVVHSYKDLPTAPIAGLSVAAVPRRADARDALCARDGLTLDRLPEGARVGTGSPRRRAQVAARRPDIELVDIRGNVDTRLGRVGSDEPERRLDAVVLAAAGLERVGRSSAVTELFDLDAWPTAPAQGALAIETRSGDEKLAARIDHRPTRRAAAAERGVLARLEAGCAAPVGARAFVEDDMLFLTARVYRLDGSAHLTSSHATVLDAGVEDELAERVAAELLGLGAADLAPLGAQPASQED, from the coding sequence GTGAGCGGACGCCTGCGCATCGGCACGCGCGGCAGCGCCCTGGCGCTCGCGCAGGCCGGCACGATCGCCGACGCGCTGGGCGGCGAGCTGATCGTCATCCAGTCCGAGGGCGACGTGAGCACGCAGTCGCTCGCCTCGCTCGGCGGGGCGGGGGTCTTCGCCGCGGCGCTGCGCGAGGCGCTGCTCGCAGGCGAGGTGGATGCCGTCGTCCACTCGTACAAGGACCTGCCGACGGCGCCGATCGCGGGACTGTCGGTCGCCGCGGTGCCGCGCCGCGCCGACGCGCGCGACGCGCTGTGCGCGCGGGACGGCCTGACGCTCGATCGGCTCCCCGAGGGAGCCCGCGTCGGAACCGGGTCGCCGCGCCGTCGTGCGCAGGTGGCCGCGCGCCGGCCCGACATCGAGCTCGTCGACATCCGCGGCAACGTCGACACGCGCCTGGGACGCGTCGGCTCCGACGAGCCCGAGCGGCGCCTGGACGCCGTCGTGCTCGCCGCCGCCGGCCTCGAGCGCGTCGGGCGATCGTCCGCGGTCACCGAGCTGTTCGACCTCGACGCGTGGCCGACCGCCCCCGCGCAGGGCGCCCTCGCGATCGAGACGCGCTCCGGCGACGAGAAGCTCGCGGCGCGCATCGACCACCGCCCGACGCGCCGTGCGGCGGCCGCCGAGCGCGGTGTGCTCGCGCGGCTCGAGGCCGGATGCGCCGCGCCCGTGGGCGCACGCGCCTTCGTCGAGGACGACATGCTCTTCCTCACCGCCCGCGTCTACCGCCTCGACGGATCGGCGCACCTGACCAGCTCGCACGCGACCGTCCTCGACGCCGGCGTCGAGGACGAGCTGGCCGAGCGCGTCGCCGCCGAACTGCTGGGGCTCGGCGCCGCCGATCTCGCGCCGCTGGGCGCACAGCCCGCATCACAGGAGGACTGA
- the hemB gene encoding porphobilinogen synthase, with translation MSESFPAVRPRRLRQSPAWRRLVSETRIDPAKLVLPVFVREGADAPVPISSMPGIVQHSLDSLKAELHRAADAGLSGVMIFGVPEHKDATGSGATAADGILNVATEVAAAEVGDALVIQTDLCLDEFTDHGHCGVLDAHGRVDNDASLERYADMALAQAASGSHLLGLSGMMDGQTGVVRAALDDAGYADVALLAYAAKYASAFYGPFREAVQSSLDGDRRTYQLDPGNRREGAREVALDVAEGADIVMVKPAMSYLDVLADAAASSPVPVWAYQISGEYAMIEAAAAHGWIDRERSIDESIVSIFRAGADAVLTYWAIEVAERISRA, from the coding sequence ATGTCCGAGTCGTTCCCCGCCGTCCGTCCCCGGCGTCTGCGCCAGAGCCCTGCGTGGCGGCGCCTGGTGTCCGAGACCCGCATCGACCCCGCCAAGCTCGTGCTCCCGGTGTTCGTGCGCGAAGGCGCCGACGCGCCGGTGCCGATCTCGTCGATGCCCGGCATCGTGCAGCACTCCCTGGACTCCCTCAAGGCGGAGCTTCACCGCGCCGCCGACGCCGGGCTGTCGGGCGTGATGATCTTCGGCGTGCCCGAGCACAAGGACGCCACGGGCTCGGGGGCGACCGCCGCCGACGGCATCCTCAACGTCGCCACCGAGGTCGCCGCCGCCGAGGTCGGCGACGCCCTCGTGATCCAGACCGACCTGTGCCTGGACGAGTTCACCGACCACGGTCACTGCGGCGTGCTCGACGCGCACGGACGCGTCGACAACGACGCGAGCCTCGAGCGCTACGCCGACATGGCGCTCGCGCAGGCGGCATCCGGCTCCCACCTGCTGGGCCTGTCCGGCATGATGGACGGCCAGACCGGCGTCGTGCGCGCCGCGCTCGACGACGCCGGGTACGCCGACGTCGCGCTCCTGGCCTACGCCGCCAAGTACGCCTCGGCGTTCTACGGCCCGTTCCGCGAGGCGGTGCAGTCCTCGCTCGACGGCGACCGCCGCACCTACCAGCTCGACCCCGGCAACCGCCGCGAGGGTGCTCGCGAGGTGGCGCTCGACGTCGCCGAGGGCGCCGACATCGTGATGGTCAAGCCCGCCATGAGCTACCTCGACGTGCTGGCGGATGCCGCCGCGTCCAGTCCCGTGCCGGTGTGGGCGTACCAGATCAGCGGCGAGTACGCCATGATCGAGGCCGCCGCCGCGCACGGCTGGATCGACCGAGAGCGCTCGATCGACGAATCGATCGTCAGCATCTTCCGCGCCGGCGCCGACGCCGTCCTCACCTACTGGGCGATCGAGGTCGCCGAAAGGATCTCCCGCGCATGA
- a CDS encoding glutamate-1-semialdehyde 2,1-aminomutase translates to MSTPAQTLTNDTAAARARAVIPGGVNSPVRAFGSVGGTPLSVVSAEGPRITDVTGRSYVDLVASWGPALLGHAHPEVVDAVQRAAARGLSFGASTPGETELAELVVDRLTIGGVRGIDRLRLVSTGTEATMTAIRIARGATGRDVIIKFAGHYHGHSDGLLAESGSGVATLGLPGSAGVPADIAALTLVLPYNDRAAVEAAFAAHEGRIAAIITEAAGANAGVLVPESGFNRFLADTAHAHGALLILDEVLTGFRVGPAGWWGLEQNGAQPFAPDLVTFGKVIGGGMPLAGVGGRTDLMELLAPLGPVYQAGTLSGNPLAVAAGLATLRLADADVYAHVDTASIRLQAALHDALAAEGVAHVISRAGSLFSVAFRDRSVRDYDDARAQESWRYAPFFHAMLDQGVALPPSVFEAWFLTAAHDDDALSAIIDALPAAAKAAASARAPE, encoded by the coding sequence ATGAGCACTCCCGCGCAGACCCTGACCAACGACACCGCCGCGGCTCGGGCCCGCGCCGTCATCCCGGGCGGCGTGAACTCGCCCGTGCGCGCGTTCGGCTCGGTGGGCGGCACGCCGCTGTCCGTCGTGTCGGCCGAAGGCCCCCGCATCACCGACGTGACCGGGCGTTCGTACGTCGACCTCGTCGCGTCCTGGGGACCGGCCCTGCTCGGACACGCTCATCCCGAGGTCGTCGACGCCGTGCAGCGGGCGGCGGCGCGGGGACTGTCGTTCGGCGCGTCGACGCCGGGTGAGACCGAGCTCGCCGAACTCGTCGTCGACCGGCTCACGATCGGGGGTGTGCGCGGCATCGACCGGCTGCGCCTGGTCTCCACCGGAACCGAGGCGACCATGACCGCGATCCGCATCGCGCGCGGCGCGACCGGACGCGACGTCATCATCAAGTTCGCCGGCCACTACCACGGTCACTCCGACGGGCTGCTCGCCGAATCCGGCTCCGGGGTGGCGACGCTCGGGCTGCCCGGCTCGGCCGGCGTCCCGGCCGACATCGCCGCGCTCACGCTCGTGCTGCCCTACAACGACCGCGCCGCCGTCGAGGCCGCGTTCGCCGCGCACGAGGGCCGCATCGCCGCGATCATCACCGAGGCCGCCGGCGCCAACGCGGGCGTCCTCGTCCCCGAGTCCGGCTTCAACCGGTTCCTCGCCGACACCGCCCACGCGCACGGGGCGCTGCTGATCCTCGACGAGGTGCTCACCGGCTTCCGCGTCGGCCCGGCCGGCTGGTGGGGCCTCGAGCAGAACGGCGCGCAGCCGTTCGCGCCGGACCTCGTCACCTTCGGCAAGGTCATCGGCGGCGGCATGCCGCTGGCCGGAGTCGGCGGGCGCACGGACCTCATGGAGCTGCTCGCCCCGCTCGGGCCCGTGTACCAGGCCGGCACCCTGAGCGGCAATCCGCTCGCGGTCGCCGCGGGCCTGGCCACGCTGCGGCTGGCCGACGCGGATGTCTACGCGCACGTCGACACGGCGTCGATCCGTCTGCAGGCGGCGCTCCACGACGCGCTCGCCGCCGAGGGCGTCGCCCACGTGATCTCGCGAGCCGGGAGCCTGTTCTCGGTCGCGTTCCGCGACCGCTCGGTGCGCGACTACGACGACGCCCGCGCGCAGGAGTCGTGGCGCTACGCGCCGTTCTTCCACGCCATGCTCGATCAGGGCGTGGCGCTGCCGCCGAGCGTGTTCGAGGCGTGGTTCCTCACGGCGGCGCACGACGACGACGCGCTGTCGGCGATCATCGACGCCCTCCCGGCGGCGGCGAAGGCCGCGGCATCCGCGCGCGCCCCGGAATGA
- a CDS encoding phospholipid carrier-dependent glycosyltransferase, whose amino-acid sequence MTTTAEPLLPARRSLLDRWHDLLASDPRVQLLYDRLAPVLVVLLAAALRFWNLANPHDAMNQFDETYYVKDGWTLTQLGYEGSWPDGNDAFLAGDANSFSSDPGFVIHPPLGKWLIGLGMLALGPETGWGWRFTTALAGTASVLVLMLIARRMTGSTTVAVLAGFFLAIDGLSIAMSRLALLDGTLTFFVLLAVLFVVIDRQRTMERIATTVGARFEGDVGPVWGPILWNRPWIVAAGAALGAATAVKWSGVWVLAGLGVYLVVTDALARRHAGVLLWPTDAVRQGVVTFVLLVPVAVAVYVASWTGWLVTDGGYDRHVADGDPATGLLSWVPLPLQSLWRHHITMFNSASNIVGGHPYSSPAWQWPLLLRPTGMYYRFVAEGENGCDVASGCSQSISSMPNPLLWWAGVAAVLYLVYRFVVRRDWRDALVLTAIGVTYGPWLLYPDRTIFQFYTVLMMPFMMLALVFALRDIAGPRDADDYRRLTGQRLVWVFLWVVVALSVFWYPLVSAMQITYDYWFIHTWMPGWGA is encoded by the coding sequence GTGACGACGACCGCCGAGCCGCTGCTGCCCGCGCGTCGATCGCTGCTGGACCGCTGGCACGACCTGCTGGCCTCGGATCCCCGCGTGCAGCTGCTCTACGACCGGCTCGCCCCTGTGCTCGTGGTGCTGCTGGCGGCCGCCCTGCGCTTTTGGAACCTCGCGAATCCGCACGACGCGATGAACCAGTTCGACGAGACCTACTACGTCAAGGACGGCTGGACGCTCACGCAGCTCGGCTACGAGGGGTCGTGGCCCGACGGGAACGACGCGTTCCTCGCCGGCGACGCGAACTCGTTCTCGTCCGATCCCGGGTTCGTCATCCATCCGCCGCTGGGCAAGTGGCTGATCGGCCTCGGCATGCTCGCCCTCGGCCCCGAGACCGGCTGGGGCTGGCGGTTCACCACGGCGCTGGCCGGCACGGCATCCGTCCTCGTGCTCATGCTGATCGCGCGGCGGATGACCGGATCCACCACGGTCGCCGTCCTCGCCGGATTCTTCCTCGCGATCGACGGGCTCTCGATCGCGATGAGCCGCCTGGCGCTGCTGGACGGCACGCTGACGTTCTTCGTGCTGCTGGCGGTGCTGTTCGTCGTGATCGACCGCCAGCGCACGATGGAGCGCATCGCGACGACCGTCGGGGCGCGTTTCGAGGGAGACGTGGGCCCGGTGTGGGGCCCGATCCTGTGGAACCGGCCCTGGATCGTCGCCGCCGGGGCGGCGCTGGGGGCGGCGACGGCGGTGAAGTGGTCGGGTGTGTGGGTGCTCGCGGGCCTCGGCGTGTACCTGGTGGTCACCGACGCGCTCGCGCGCCGACACGCGGGCGTGCTGCTGTGGCCGACGGATGCCGTGCGCCAGGGCGTCGTGACGTTCGTGCTGCTCGTCCCCGTGGCCGTCGCGGTCTATGTGGCGTCGTGGACCGGGTGGCTCGTCACGGACGGCGGCTACGACCGCCACGTGGCCGACGGCGACCCCGCGACGGGGCTCTTGTCGTGGGTGCCTCTGCCTCTGCAGAGCCTGTGGCGGCATCACATCACGATGTTCAACTCCGCCTCCAACATCGTCGGGGGCCACCCGTACTCCAGCCCCGCGTGGCAGTGGCCGCTCCTGCTGCGCCCGACCGGCATGTACTACCGGTTCGTCGCCGAGGGCGAGAACGGGTGCGACGTCGCCTCGGGGTGCTCGCAGTCGATCTCGAGCATGCCCAACCCGCTGCTGTGGTGGGCGGGCGTGGCGGCGGTCCTGTACCTCGTCTACCGGTTCGTCGTGCGGCGGGACTGGCGCGACGCCCTCGTGCTCACCGCGATCGGGGTCACGTACGGGCCGTGGCTGCTGTACCCCGATCGCACGATCTTCCAGTTCTACACGGTGCTGATGATGCCGTTCATGATGCTCGCCCTCGTGTTCGCGCTGCGCGACATCGCCGGTCCGCGTGACGCCGACGACTACCGGCGGCTGACCGGGCAGCGGCTGGTGTGGGTGTTCCTGTGGGTCGTCGTGGCGCTGTCGGTGTTCTGGTATCCGCTGGTGTCGGCGATGCAGATCACGTACGACTACTGGTTCATCCACACGTGGATGCCCGGCTGGGGCGCGTGA
- the rsmI gene encoding 16S rRNA (cytidine(1402)-2'-O)-methyltransferase yields MLILAATPIGNLGDASRRLVEALQAATVVAAEDTRTTQRLLAALGIENRPRLIALHDHNEKERAADLVETARTEDVLLLSDAGMPTVSDPGFAVVAAAAAADVPVTALPGPSAVITALAVSGLATDRFAFEGFLPRKAGERRTQLAELAAEPRTLVFFEAPSRLAQSLADMAGAFGADRRAAVCRELTKLHEEIVRGPLADLAAWADRGVRGEIVVVVAGAERRAVVFADAVAQVAELVAAGTRLKEAASEVSRATGHSSRELYQATLAARGSS; encoded by the coding sequence GTGCTGATCCTCGCGGCCACTCCCATCGGCAATCTGGGCGACGCCTCCCGGCGCCTGGTCGAGGCGCTCCAGGCCGCGACCGTGGTCGCCGCCGAGGACACCCGCACGACGCAGCGGCTGCTGGCCGCGCTCGGCATCGAGAACCGGCCGCGGCTGATCGCCCTCCACGACCACAACGAGAAGGAGCGCGCCGCCGACCTGGTCGAGACCGCCCGCACCGAGGACGTGCTGCTGCTGAGCGACGCCGGGATGCCGACCGTGAGCGACCCGGGATTCGCCGTCGTGGCGGCGGCCGCCGCGGCGGACGTGCCGGTGACGGCCCTGCCGGGGCCGTCCGCCGTCATCACGGCGCTCGCGGTGTCGGGGCTGGCGACGGACCGCTTCGCGTTCGAGGGGTTCCTGCCGCGCAAGGCGGGGGAGCGGCGGACGCAGCTGGCGGAGCTGGCGGCCGAGCCGCGAACCCTGGTGTTCTTCGAGGCGCCGTCGCGTCTCGCCCAGAGCCTGGCCGACATGGCCGGCGCGTTCGGCGCGGATCGCCGCGCGGCGGTGTGCCGCGAGCTCACCAAGCTCCACGAAGAGATCGTGCGGGGGCCGCTGGCGGACCTGGCCGCGTGGGCCGATCGCGGAGTGCGCGGCGAGATCGTCGTGGTCGTCGCCGGGGCCGAGCGTCGGGCTGTCGTCTTCGCCGACGCCGTGGCCCAGGTCGCCGAGCTCGTCGCCGCCGGTACGCGGCTCAAGGAGGCTGCGTCCGAGGTGTCGCGTGCGACGGGGCACTCGTCGCGCGAGCTGTACCAGGCGACGCTGGCCGCTCGCGGGTCGTCGTAA
- the metG gene encoding methionine--tRNA ligase has translation MTSGRSFYATTPIYYPSDVPHIGHGYTTVAVDALARWHRQAGDDTWMLTGTDEHGQKMMRAAAANGATPQEWVDRLVAESWYPLLETLDVANDDFIRTTQPRHEERVREFVQAIYDRGYIYAGEFEALYCVGCEEFKTEAEILDGTGAFEGLKVCAIHSKPLELLQEKNYFFKLSEFQDRLLELYRTVPDFIRPESARNEVVSFVKSGLKDLSISRSTFDWGIKVPWDESHVIYVWVDALLNYATAVGFGTDPEQFARRWPAYHIVGKDILRFHAVIWPAMLMAAGVEVPRGVFAHGWLLVGGEKMSKSKLTGIAPAEITDVFGSDAYRFYFLSAIAFGQDGSFSWEDLSARYQAELANGFGNLASRTVAMIERYYEGIVPPPDGYTEADLGIQRTVADAAAAADAAIDRFRIDEAISAIWTIVDELNGYITDNEPWALAKDDAQRSRLGTVLYTCAEGLRALATLLSPVMPAATEKLWVALGAAEMLGRLQDQPIREAGAWGVLTPGTSVNGLSPLFPRVEQHA, from the coding sequence GTGACCTCCGGCCGATCCTTCTATGCCACGACGCCGATCTACTACCCGAGCGACGTGCCGCACATCGGCCACGGCTACACGACCGTGGCGGTGGACGCGCTCGCCCGCTGGCACCGCCAGGCCGGCGACGACACCTGGATGCTCACGGGCACCGACGAGCACGGCCAGAAGATGATGCGCGCCGCCGCCGCCAACGGCGCGACGCCGCAGGAGTGGGTCGACCGGCTCGTCGCCGAGTCCTGGTATCCGCTGCTGGAGACCCTCGACGTCGCCAACGACGACTTCATCCGCACCACCCAGCCGCGCCACGAGGAGCGCGTGCGCGAGTTCGTGCAGGCGATCTACGACCGCGGCTACATCTACGCCGGCGAGTTCGAGGCCCTGTACTGCGTGGGCTGCGAGGAGTTCAAGACCGAGGCCGAGATCCTCGACGGCACCGGCGCGTTCGAGGGCCTGAAGGTGTGCGCGATCCACTCCAAGCCGCTGGAGCTGCTGCAGGAGAAGAACTACTTCTTCAAGCTCAGCGAGTTCCAGGACCGGCTGCTGGAGCTGTACAGGACCGTACCGGACTTCATCCGCCCCGAGTCGGCCCGCAACGAGGTCGTCTCCTTCGTCAAGAGCGGACTGAAGGACCTGTCGATCTCGCGCTCGACGTTCGACTGGGGCATCAAGGTGCCGTGGGACGAGTCGCACGTCATCTACGTGTGGGTGGACGCGCTGCTGAACTACGCCACGGCCGTCGGCTTCGGCACCGATCCCGAGCAGTTCGCGCGGCGCTGGCCGGCGTACCACATCGTCGGCAAGGACATCCTGCGCTTCCACGCGGTGATCTGGCCGGCCATGCTGATGGCCGCCGGTGTCGAGGTGCCGCGCGGCGTGTTCGCGCACGGCTGGCTGCTGGTCGGCGGCGAGAAGATGTCGAAGTCGAAGCTCACCGGCATCGCGCCCGCCGAGATCACCGACGTGTTCGGCTCCGACGCGTACCGCTTCTACTTCCTGTCGGCCATCGCCTTCGGCCAGGACGGCTCGTTCTCGTGGGAGGACCTGTCGGCGCGGTACCAGGCCGAGCTCGCCAACGGCTTCGGCAACCTCGCATCGCGCACCGTCGCGATGATCGAGCGGTACTACGAAGGCATCGTCCCGCCGCCGGACGGGTACACCGAGGCGGACCTCGGGATCCAGAGGACCGTGGCGGATGCCGCCGCGGCGGCGGACGCCGCGATCGACCGGTTCCGCATCGACGAGGCGATCTCGGCGATCTGGACGATCGTGGACGAGCTCAACGGCTACATCACCGACAACGAGCCGTGGGCGCTCGCGAAGGACGACGCCCAGCGGTCGCGCCTGGGGACGGTGCTCTACACGTGCGCCGAGGGTCTGCGCGCCCTCGCGACGCTCCTGTCGCCGGTGATGCCGGCGGCGACCGAGAAGCTGTGGGTCGCGCTCGGTGCGGCCGAGATGCTCGGCCGGCTGCAGGACCAGCCGATCCGCGAGGCGGGCGCGTGGGGCGTGCTCACGCCCGGCACGAGCGTGAACGGGCTCTCGCCGCTGTTCCCGCGCGTCGAGCAGCACGCCTGA